One window of Methanothermobacter tenebrarum genomic DNA carries:
- the rimI gene encoding ribosomal protein S18-alanine N-acetyltransferase — MIVREFKPQDLKRVMEIESMSFDEPYPPQLLRYLYDIGAGFLVAQEDNMVVGYIIFWIRFENEGHIISLAVDKKYRRRKFGTRLVQAAIDAFERFGVNVIKLEVRAKNKGAIKFYKSLGFKEENRIPHYYENGDDAVVMKKEL, encoded by the coding sequence ATGATTGTAAGGGAATTCAAGCCACAAGATCTTAAAAGGGTGATGGAAATCGAGAGCATGTCCTTTGATGAGCCCTATCCCCCACAGCTTCTACGTTACCTTTATGATATAGGGGCTGGTTTTCTCGTTGCCCAAGAAGATAATATGGTTGTAGGGTATATTATATTTTGGATAAGATTTGAAAATGAAGGACATATCATATCACTAGCAGTTGATAAAAAATATCGTCGCAGAAAATTCGGAACAAGGCTTGTACAAGCGGCAATAGACGCCTTTGAAAGGTTTGGTGTTAATGTTATTAAATTAGAGGTTAGGGCGAAAAATAAAGGGGCTATAAAATTTTATAAGAGCCTAGGGTTTAAAGAAGAAAATAGGATACCACACTATTATGAGAACGGCGACGATGCAGTGGTGATGAAAAAAGAATTATAA
- a CDS encoding calcium-transporting P-type ATPase, PMR1-type yields the protein MEAKKVLEELGTFKDGLSSEEARKRLLEYGENELVEEKKEGPIRLFLNQFMDVLIILLIVAALVSYFIGDFLDAMVILFVVVVNAIIGFMQEYRAEKAMEKLKSLIATEAVVIRDGEIKRIPARELTIGDLVIIEEGDNVPADLRLIETSELRIDESIITGESIPVHKTHEVSDKGDNIAYMDSNVVSGRGKGVVVAVGMESSIGKIAGMIQEEEGKTPLQEKISRLGKSLGLIAVIVCSIVFILQFLKGINIVETFMTAVSLAVASVPEGLPAILTLTLALGMQKMARNNAIIRRLLAVETLGSCTFICTDKTGTLTLNKMRVRKSLLTSENRALEVCALCNNASFSNDKVIGDPTDAALLLFARDKGYIKGELEEEYPRIKEIPLDSERKRMSTIHSSTSGYYLFIKGAPEIILERTGYIEEEGKIRRFNDADLEYWKKKLDEMTSQALRVLALAYKPLDGLDDGEDLERDLIFVGLVGMMDPPRKEAAEAIEVCKKAGIKVVMITGDHKDTAVAIAKELKLMEDGEAITGEELDKLSDEEFESIVEDIRVYARVFPQQKVRIVETLQNRGHVVAMTGDGVNDAPALKRAAIGVAMGSGTDVAKEASDMVLQDDNFATIVKAVKEGRTIFDNIRRFVKFQLSTNVGAILTIVSSSVMNIPLPFNPIQILWINIIMDGPPAQSLGVEPPEKDIMARKPEKEDILPQRNLLRIVLAGIIMAIGTLAIYMYKLSTGDARASTIAFTTFVMFQIFNVFNCKSQNGFSNKLLFFAIATSFILQLFVIYLPPLQSIFRTRAISIMDWMLIILAASLILVHEAIIRWIDKRRRL from the coding sequence ATGGAAGCCAAGAAGGTCCTAGAAGAGCTTGGCACGTTCAAGGATGGTCTAAGTTCAGAGGAGGCCAGGAAACGCCTTTTAGAGTATGGTGAAAATGAATTGGTCGAAGAAAAAAAGGAAGGGCCGATCAGATTATTCCTGAACCAGTTTATGGATGTCCTGATAATATTATTAATCGTAGCAGCTTTAGTCTCCTATTTTATAGGCGATTTCCTAGATGCCATGGTAATATTATTTGTTGTTGTTGTAAACGCTATTATAGGCTTCATGCAAGAATATCGTGCCGAGAAGGCTATGGAAAAACTTAAGAGTCTAATCGCCACCGAAGCTGTTGTAATACGGGATGGTGAAATTAAAAGGATACCCGCGCGTGAATTAACCATAGGCGACCTTGTGATTATAGAGGAAGGCGATAATGTACCGGCAGACCTGAGACTCATCGAAACATCCGAACTTAGGATAGACGAGTCGATAATCACCGGCGAGTCAATACCAGTCCATAAAACCCATGAGGTGAGTGATAAAGGGGATAATATCGCCTACATGGACTCAAATGTGGTCTCGGGGCGGGGTAAAGGTGTTGTAGTAGCTGTTGGAATGGAATCATCCATAGGTAAAATAGCGGGGATGATCCAAGAAGAAGAAGGTAAAACACCACTCCAGGAGAAGATATCGCGTCTAGGGAAGAGCCTGGGACTCATAGCAGTCATTGTATGTTCTATAGTTTTCATCCTCCAATTTTTAAAGGGTATAAATATTGTTGAAACTTTCATGACTGCCGTTTCTCTTGCGGTGGCCTCTGTGCCAGAGGGTCTCCCAGCAATTTTAACACTAACCCTCGCACTTGGCATGCAAAAAATGGCAAGAAACAATGCCATTATAAGAAGACTACTCGCAGTAGAAACCTTGGGATCCTGCACTTTCATCTGCACTGACAAAACCGGCACACTAACCCTCAACAAGATGAGAGTGAGAAAATCATTATTAACTTCCGAGAACAGGGCATTGGAAGTTTGCGCGCTCTGTAATAATGCAAGTTTTTCCAATGACAAGGTTATAGGCGATCCTACAGATGCTGCACTACTCCTTTTTGCGAGGGATAAGGGTTACATAAAGGGGGAACTTGAGGAAGAATATCCACGGATAAAGGAAATACCACTTGACAGCGAACGTAAAAGAATGAGCACCATACACTCCTCCACCTCAGGATATTACTTGTTTATTAAAGGAGCGCCTGAGATAATCCTGGAGAGAACAGGTTACATCGAAGAAGAGGGCAAAATAAGAAGATTCAACGACGCTGATTTAGAATATTGGAAGAAGAAATTGGATGAGATGACATCCCAGGCCCTTAGAGTGCTTGCACTAGCATATAAGCCACTTGATGGCCTAGATGATGGGGAGGATCTTGAGAGGGATCTTATCTTCGTCGGTCTTGTTGGTATGATGGACCCCCCCAGGAAAGAGGCTGCTGAGGCCATAGAAGTTTGTAAAAAGGCTGGTATAAAAGTTGTGATGATAACCGGGGATCATAAGGATACTGCAGTTGCAATTGCCAAGGAATTAAAGCTAATGGAGGATGGTGAGGCCATCACTGGTGAAGAACTAGACAAGCTTAGTGATGAGGAATTTGAGTCTATTGTAGAGGATATAAGAGTCTATGCGCGGGTCTTCCCCCAACAGAAGGTTAGGATTGTTGAAACGCTCCAAAATCGCGGTCATGTAGTTGCGATGACAGGAGACGGTGTTAACGACGCTCCAGCACTTAAAAGAGCGGCTATTGGCGTTGCTATGGGGAGTGGTACGGATGTTGCCAAGGAAGCCTCTGACATGGTCCTTCAGGATGATAACTTCGCCACCATCGTAAAAGCTGTGAAGGAGGGGCGTACAATATTCGATAATATAAGACGTTTTGTTAAATTCCAGCTTTCAACGAATGTCGGCGCCATCCTCACCATAGTATCATCTTCTGTGATGAACATTCCCCTCCCATTCAATCCCATCCAGATCCTCTGGATAAACATTATCATGGACGGGCCCCCGGCACAATCACTGGGAGTCGAACCCCCAGAGAAGGATATAATGGCAAGGAAACCGGAAAAAGAGGATATACTACCCCAGAGGAACCTGCTCCGGATAGTATTAGCTGGTATTATAATGGCGATAGGCACATTAGCCATCTACATGTACAAGTTATCCACTGGGGATGCCAGGGCAAGTACAATAGCATTCACAACATTTGTAATGTTCCAGATCTTCAACGTATTTAATTGTAAATCACAGAATGGATTTTCAAATAAACTGCTCTTTTTTGCCATTGCAACATCATTCATACTACAATTATTTGTTATATATCTGCCACCATTACAGAGCATATTCAGGACGCGGGCGATTTCGATCATGGATTGGATGCTCATAATATTGGCGGCTTCATTAATATTAGTACATGAGGCGATAATCCGGTGGATTGATAAGAGGAGAAGATTATGA
- a CDS encoding UPF0146 family protein: MWEDLASYIIQECNPNDKVVEVGVGRFFKVAEYLQEYSMIDLILTDIKPSHPYIIEDDITNPRWEIYKGARLIYSIRPPMELHKPLIKVADKVKAKLLIRPLVTEPPIMDMNLINYKRSFFYEYQPSRRRYLG; this comes from the coding sequence ATGTGGGAAGACCTTGCATCATATATAATACAAGAATGCAACCCAAATGATAAGGTTGTGGAAGTGGGCGTTGGAAGATTCTTCAAAGTTGCAGAGTATCTTCAGGAATATTCAATGATTGATCTGATCCTAACAGATATTAAACCTTCCCACCCCTATATAATAGAGGATGATATTACGAATCCTAGATGGGAAATATATAAGGGCGCCAGGTTAATATACTCGATAAGACCCCCAATGGAATTACACAAACCCCTTATAAAAGTAGCAGATAAGGTCAAAGCTAAACTTTTAATAAGACCACTAGTCACAGAACCTCCTATAATGGACATGAATCTTATAAATTATAAAAGAAGTTTCTTTTACGAATACCAACCAAGCCGAAGGAGATATCTAGGGTGA
- a CDS encoding serine protein kinase RIO, which translates to MIELSADKKDRTFHEVDSALERLKSEKRLKGVEDRRVASEVFDKRTLEVLYKLSNTGYLAVLDGVISTGKEANVFKGLDDNDNFVAVKIYRIATSDFRKMQYYIQGDPRFKVKMSNKRQIVHTWVNKEFRNLKRACENGVRVPKPFVSRENVLIMEFIGDEEGNPAPTLREAPPIDPQEMFNKIIYYMRLLYREARLVHGDLSAFNILNFDEEPVIIDISQAVVVDHPIAMELLERDIKNISRDFKRFGVSSTPQEIRERII; encoded by the coding sequence ATGATTGAATTGTCCGCTGATAAGAAGGATAGAACCTTCCACGAAGTCGATTCCGCATTGGAAAGGTTGAAATCCGAGAAGCGCCTTAAGGGCGTGGAGGATAGACGTGTTGCGAGTGAAGTTTTCGATAAAAGAACCCTTGAAGTTCTTTATAAACTGTCAAATACTGGTTATCTCGCTGTCCTTGATGGTGTTATAAGCACTGGTAAGGAGGCTAACGTTTTCAAGGGCCTAGATGATAATGATAATTTTGTTGCTGTTAAAATTTATCGTATCGCTACTTCTGATTTTAGGAAAATGCAATATTATATCCAAGGCGATCCACGTTTCAAGGTTAAAATGAGCAACAAAAGGCAGATAGTCCATACTTGGGTGAACAAAGAATTCAGGAACCTTAAAAGGGCGTGTGAGAATGGTGTTAGGGTTCCAAAGCCATTTGTTTCAAGGGAAAACGTCCTAATAATGGAGTTTATAGGTGACGAGGAGGGCAACCCTGCACCAACATTGAGGGAGGCCCCACCCATAGACCCCCAGGAGATGTTCAATAAAATAATATACTATATGAGGTTATTATATAGGGAGGCCAGACTAGTCCATGGGGATCTTTCAGCATTTAATATCCTCAATTTTGATGAGGAGCCTGTTATCATTGATATTTCACAGGCTGTTGTAGTTGATCATCCAATCGCAATGGAATTACTTGAAAGGGATATTAAGAATATTAGCCGGGATTTTAAACGTTTTGGTGTTTCATCAACTCCCCAGGAGATCAGGGAGAGGATAATATGA
- the cobK gene encoding precorrin-6A reductase yields MNILVMAGTHDAVKIIKKLKESTDHRIIATTTTDYGGRLAKAAGADKIITEALNRIRLVQVLKIEKVDMIIDATHPFAVKATENAIRASEEASTYYIRFERPTPELDGDILRVDSFKGAGRVAAKILEDEDGNILHLAGVSTLKDVIDEIGRERIVVRVLPHPRSIEACYRMGIPGERIIAMQGTFSRALNREIMKEYNAIAVITKESGETGGLMEKVKAAEDLRIPVILVNRPFIEKLEDKLVFDDIDELLAFIWGKGVKL; encoded by the coding sequence ATGAACATCCTCGTAATGGCAGGAACCCACGATGCCGTGAAGATAATAAAAAAACTTAAAGAATCCACGGATCATAGGATAATAGCCACCACCACCACGGATTATGGTGGTAGACTAGCCAAGGCCGCTGGGGCGGATAAGATAATAACAGAGGCCCTTAACAGGATAAGATTAGTCCAGGTTCTTAAGATTGAAAAGGTTGATATGATAATAGATGCAACCCACCCCTTCGCGGTGAAAGCAACTGAAAACGCTATCAGAGCCTCTGAGGAGGCTTCAACATATTATATCCGTTTTGAGAGGCCAACCCCAGAATTAGATGGGGATATTTTGAGGGTTGACTCCTTTAAGGGGGCTGGGCGGGTGGCGGCTAAGATCCTGGAAGATGAGGATGGTAATATCCTACATTTGGCTGGTGTTTCAACACTTAAGGATGTTATCGATGAGATTGGAAGAGAGAGGATAGTGGTCCGGGTTTTACCCCATCCACGTTCTATAGAGGCATGTTATAGGATGGGCATACCCGGAGAGCGGATAATAGCAATGCAGGGAACTTTTTCAAGGGCCCTTAACAGGGAAATTATGAAGGAATACAATGCAATCGCCGTGATCACGAAGGAGAGTGGGGAAACTGGGGGGCTAATGGAGAAGGTGAAGGCTGCTGAGGATCTTAGGATCCCGGTTATACTCGTGAACAGGCCATTCATTGAAAAATTAGAGGATAAGCTCGTATTTGATGATATTGACGAACTTCTAGCATTCATATGGGGGAAAGGGGTGAAACTTTAA
- the carA gene encoding glutamine-hydrolyzing carbamoyl-phosphate synthase small subunit, with translation MVREAKLALEDGTLLRGEGFGFETVKSGEVVFATGMTGYVEALTDPSYKGQILMLTYPLQGNYGISSRWYQSDGIKAEGLIVREECKKPSHHMAEKTLSDFLEEYEIPGISGVDTRALTIKIREKGTMKGALATEDIEDDELIRLAIEQPDIRELDLVDKVSVKEPKVLHEEYNDRIAIIDCGTKNNIIKALLEREVSVALLPYNTSPDKILEYDPDAILVSNGPGDPTRVKEAIETVKRLSERLPIFGICFGQQIIALAFNAKIYKMKFGHRGANQPVKNLETGEVAITSQNHGFAVDPKSIDEKSIKITHLNLNDGTVEGIQHRELPIMAVQYHPEAGPGPHDTYKIFDKFVEIMREY, from the coding sequence ATGGTTAGAGAAGCTAAACTTGCCCTGGAGGATGGAACCCTACTCAGGGGTGAGGGTTTCGGTTTCGAAACGGTTAAAAGTGGAGAAGTCGTATTCGCGACTGGTATGACAGGCTATGTTGAAGCACTCACCGACCCCTCATATAAGGGCCAAATTTTAATGTTAACATATCCACTCCAGGGAAACTATGGCATATCCAGTAGATGGTACCAATCAGATGGTATAAAAGCAGAGGGGCTTATCGTAAGGGAAGAATGCAAAAAGCCATCACATCACATGGCAGAAAAGACGCTCTCAGACTTCCTAGAAGAATATGAGATCCCAGGTATAAGTGGTGTTGATACAAGGGCCCTAACAATAAAAATAAGGGAAAAGGGGACCATGAAGGGTGCTCTGGCTACTGAGGATATTGAAGATGATGAACTTATAAGATTAGCCATAGAACAACCAGACATACGCGAATTAGACCTTGTAGATAAAGTCTCCGTAAAGGAACCCAAAGTTTTGCATGAAGAATACAACGACAGGATCGCCATAATAGACTGCGGGACAAAAAACAATATCATAAAAGCCCTCCTGGAAAGAGAGGTTAGCGTGGCCCTTCTACCATATAATACAAGTCCAGATAAGATACTAGAATATGACCCTGACGCCATACTAGTATCAAACGGTCCTGGAGACCCAACAAGGGTTAAAGAGGCTATAGAAACGGTTAAAAGATTATCAGAGAGGCTCCCGATATTCGGGATCTGCTTCGGTCAACAGATAATAGCACTAGCATTCAACGCGAAAATATACAAGATGAAATTCGGACACAGGGGAGCCAACCAACCAGTCAAAAACCTAGAAACGGGAGAAGTCGCTATAACATCACAAAACCACGGCTTCGCAGTAGATCCGAAATCAATAGACGAAAAGAGTATCAAGATAACCCACCTGAACCTTAATGATGGGACAGTCGAGGGGATACAACATAGAGAACTCCCCATCATGGCCGTCCAATACCATCCAGAAGCCGGACCAGGACCACACGACACCTATAAAATCTTCGATAAATTCGTGGAGATAATGAGGGAATATTAA
- a CDS encoding molybdenum cofactor synthesis domain-containing protein, producing MGREFLDLVDISEAHRIIRNLFKEIYHPPPIEKVNLENAYGRVLAQNVKTPIDLPPFNRASRDGYALKAEDTFHASEDNPKTLKCIEVIEAGAIPQKRIKRGCCSRISTGAPIPEGADAIVMVEYAEEENDNIIIYKSAYPGQHIAQRGLDIPKNEIIAWKNSILSPEKIGAISAAGISKVPVIAKPKIGILSTGNELIEPSNDWTPGKIFDSNSHSIAAAVKKCGCEPKILGIVKDDYTKLHKAIQEGILECDILITSGGTSAGAGDMLREVIEDIGKVMIHGISIKPGKPTLIGEVKGKLVFGLPGFPVSALIIFDVLLRPYLMELSGKPPIEHRRVELPLARRLHSSKGRIHYALVKVKNGRAYPILKDSGAITSLADADGYIKIPKNVEILEEGSRVKVSPLSPI from the coding sequence ATGGGTCGTGAATTCCTAGACCTTGTAGATATATCAGAAGCTCATAGGATAATCCGCAACCTTTTCAAGGAAATTTATCACCCGCCACCGATAGAAAAAGTAAACCTAGAAAATGCATATGGGAGAGTACTAGCCCAGAATGTGAAAACTCCAATTGACCTGCCACCATTTAACCGCGCTTCAAGGGACGGATACGCCCTAAAGGCAGAGGACACATTTCACGCTTCTGAGGATAATCCAAAAACCCTAAAGTGTATTGAAGTGATAGAAGCAGGTGCCATTCCACAAAAAAGGATAAAAAGAGGATGCTGCTCACGTATAAGCACGGGAGCCCCAATACCCGAAGGCGCGGATGCCATAGTCATGGTTGAATATGCCGAAGAAGAAAACGATAACATCATAATTTATAAGAGCGCATATCCTGGTCAACACATCGCTCAAAGGGGGTTGGACATTCCAAAAAATGAGATCATTGCCTGGAAAAATTCAATATTATCACCCGAAAAGATCGGGGCGATAAGCGCAGCTGGCATATCCAAAGTGCCCGTGATAGCCAAACCAAAGATAGGTATACTCTCAACAGGAAACGAATTAATAGAACCCTCAAATGATTGGACTCCCGGAAAAATCTTCGACTCAAACTCCCACAGTATCGCGGCTGCAGTTAAAAAATGCGGATGCGAACCAAAAATCCTAGGTATTGTGAAAGACGATTACACAAAACTTCATAAGGCAATCCAAGAAGGTATCCTAGAATGTGACATCCTAATAACCTCTGGTGGAACCTCAGCCGGCGCCGGTGACATGCTCAGGGAAGTCATCGAAGACATTGGCAAAGTGATGATCCATGGGATCTCCATAAAACCGGGAAAACCCACCCTTATAGGCGAAGTCAAAGGAAAACTTGTATTTGGCCTCCCAGGTTTTCCTGTTTCCGCCCTGATAATCTTCGATGTTCTTCTACGCCCCTACCTAATGGAACTTTCAGGCAAACCACCAATAGAACATCGTAGGGTGGAATTACCACTCGCACGCAGACTACACTCATCAAAGGGTAGAATACACTACGCCCTCGTAAAAGTAAAAAATGGCAGAGCATACCCCATATTAAAGGATTCAGGTGCCATAACATCACTCGCAGACGCGGATGGTTATATTAAAATCCCCAAAAACGTTGAAATACTCGAAGAAGGCTCTAGGGTTAAAGTTTCACCCCTTTCCCCCATATGA
- the eif1A gene encoding translation initiation factor eIF-1A, whose translation MGKGNTEEVRRVRIPRKGEIPGIVEQILGHGKLKVICSDGKTRLGRIPGKMKKRIWIREGDVVLVKPWEFQSDERADIVWRYTRTEANWLERRGYLNL comes from the coding sequence TTGGGTAAAGGTAATACAGAGGAAGTTAGGAGAGTTAGGATACCTAGGAAGGGTGAAATACCCGGGATTGTTGAGCAGATACTAGGTCATGGAAAGTTGAAGGTTATATGTAGTGATGGTAAAACCCGCCTTGGGCGCATACCCGGTAAGATGAAAAAGAGGATATGGATCAGGGAGGGTGATGTTGTACTTGTGAAGCCATGGGAGTTTCAAAGTGATGAGAGGGCTGACATAGTATGGAGGTATACGCGTACCGAGGCTAATTGGCTTGAGAGAAGGGGTTACCTGAATTTATAG